Within the Vanessa cardui chromosome 6, ilVanCard2.1, whole genome shotgun sequence genome, the region TAGACCAGTAAACTATCAAACCTTCCTGCAAATTTTCAGAGGAAAATTTCAATTGAACATCaatcataagaataataaaattattttattataaacatgccttgttttttattaatcttggtATTGTATGTCCCTATGGTATTTAGTAACTGTATTAATATGACTCAATATCTTTTATTCCTTTCTTCatctaatttgttataataatatttttgtataatttaataatttaaattttaattaataatttttttttaacaaaaaatagatCTCAATTTAataagctttaatttttatgcttaatattgttacattcttgttaaattttacattcaattgtgtttttttacaatttattatgaacaaactttatacaaaaaaaacctaaggccaatatttttattattctgactgcctcatttacaaaaaaaattgcaaatatgaattatacaattaacttaaaaaatatgatcttaACTCTGTTAAACTGATTTCATGATGGAATTAGGATCTGGGTATAAAGATTCTTCTCAAGTTAAAAGACAAACTTAAGTTTTAGatcattgattttgttttaacaaattgaaaataaaacaaatacataataaaatgattgtatGGTTTTGGAACCACACATCATTTAGAATTGATAGTTTTATGGAGACCAGCTAGTTTGTGAGCATCACATTTAGGTAATGAGAACGACTTGTCTGTTTGAACGCTTTATTAATACTGACTCAATTATAACAAtgcttacatttatatttgcttaggaATGTGAaacatacaatgaaattatgttaatttatgagTGAACCCATAcaatgatgtttattttaatttaaattttattctatggtACCTCTAAGGGTTAAATCCTGGGGATGTCTGTGTGTGTCCCGCATATATTGTTCTATGTAATCACCTTCACAACCTACACATAATCCACacctaaaaattaattgttcattcACTCTCGATAGCACTTGTGAGTTTGACTTAATCTGGTCGAAAGCCCAAGTGATTTTCTCCACTAACATTTCACGGCTTGTGATTTCACGTCCACTATACACCAATGTTTTGACGTGtccccataaataaaaatctaatggcGTGATATCCGGCGAGTGGCGACCTAGCGGGCCAGGCACGAGGTCCGCCGCGCCCAATACATCGACCAGgaaaattgttgtttaaaaaattcCTGACTTCGCGAGCATTATGCGCTGGCGCTCCGTCATGTTGATAATACATAACACGTAAATCAGCGAGGGGTATATCTTCCTCTAAATCTGGTAGTGTTTCAGTGAGAAAGCGCAGGTATGTTTCTCCATTGAGTCGCTCCAAAAACACAGGGCCTAGTAAACTGGAATTTACAATTCCTGCCCACAGATTGACGCTAAATCGGTGTTGAAAATGATGAGGTCTAGTTTCGTGTGGATTTTCATGGCACCACAAATGCTCATTGCGAGAATTGAACAAACCGACTCTGCCAAATGTTGCTTCGTCAGTCCATAAAATAGTTGGCCTCTCGATTAGCACCCAGTTACAAAAAGCAACTCGCGCGGGTTAATCGGGTTCGTTTAATTCTTGGACGCGAAGAAGGTGAAGAGGATATTTCCCTTCATTGTGTACAACACTCCATGCGAAGTATTGCGATACATTAAACCGCCGGGCTGCATCGTTGGTGCTCGCTGCTGGATTGGCTTCGAAGAACTCCAGGATGTCTTCTTCCTCTCAAACTGTGCGCCTTGGCGGACGACCACTATCTCTTAAAGGAGAACGGAATTGGCCGTAATCGCGTAATCGCTGTGTAGCAGCTAGCATTGTCACGTGGCTTGGAGTAGGCACATTTGGAAATTTAATCGCATATTGACGACATGCTTCTGAAACGTTGTCATCGCATTTCGCAAAAATGCGAACCATTTCAGTATATTCGATATTGGAATATGGCATAGTGAACTTATTAACTGAAATCAACGGACTGAAAACTGAAATTAGCAATAAGAACACGTTGCGCGGGCACATCAAAGCGTAAGACTGCGACGGCGCATCAAAGcgttaattatagtaaaattattaattcgagTCAGTAAAATGACATTTCCAGTGTTGCAGGTTTTTAATCTCAAATAAATAGTGATGTGATAGAATCACGACTATAATTTTGGGAATTTCGACTAAAGCACTATTACTAATTCCAGTCAGTAAAATAACAAGTGCAACTGTCACTGATACTGTTCGGCAATCAATAGACATAgtcatgctttattttattaagtatcaaagcgttttttttattataaatatttaatacatattgtattaaataatacgattttagAAATATGGACCTTACCAGCGTATTAAAATTTCTcactacaatattattacaaagcTGACTCGAATTAAAAATCGTACTATAGGTTAAGTCAAGCGTGTTAACTCCGCTCATTTTGTAGGTGGAGCTAAAATCAGACtattttttaactgtttttttttttcattgccgtatagagtttttaacataagagaaatcaattttaatatttttaattttgtatgaaagtaaaaattaatgagtTATGAAAAGTCATAAATCAAAAGTTGTTGTTTATGATGTTCTCAATCTAGCCCTGCGAGGTTGTtactgttttacaaataaccctgtatataccTTTATTTGAATAAGGGTTAAgcgccggtgccgctgcggaaaaagctgaagccaaaaaaagaactaaatattcgtgtatatctaattacttttttgttccatttgctgtcgaaacgtttggcccttggagtagtggtgctaaaagcttcatcaaaaatataacacctcgcctcattgtctctactggtgacaggaggactggttcgttttttgcccagaggatcgtaATTGCGATTcgacgtcctaattgggacgtttgcttttagtcgttttcatcataattatgccagtaatacgttataatatatcataattatgtagtaatacgttttgcgtaattaaaacatctagttatcccttttacttattgttttttttcaagctatcctttttacttgtaacgaaatgtaaaataaacaatccccggcgcggcacacttttttctgttgttcaGTATGgctataacatatctgtttattagaatatcattgtgatTTAGTAAATtagtggtagtgtttaattagaGTGTTAAAACTCTTATTAAAAataggaaaaatataaacacaagaagacaaaatcaaataataataacaaaaaaaaaatagtaataaaaataatatttgtaaaacaaacattattttttattttactatggtatatttgtataaagGATCTGTTATTTTTTACTCTTGCCTCGCAGTggcaatgttattaaatttaaagcattcCTGATAttcaaacttaaattaaaagttaacatAAAGCAAagtatatgcatatatttacttagttttgtactattataataaatatatatatatttggagtAATAAACTGTATCAAAtactgttgtatattttttaattctacaaATACATTAACtaacatattaataactaataataatatactattttttcatatattttaaatatttcttcgcATTGAAGTTATCCTCAACTGAATCAGTAATTTTCACTTTTCTTCTTGGTTTTCTCTTTTCTAACCTAGCTTTTCGCTCTTCTTCAGGTAATGTACTTAAATCTAAAGGtaactgaaaaaataatatatgtaatgaaatttgtttaacaatattaaacaatttcataaatttaagaaatattaaataagaaaaaggtAGACCTAATCCGACAGatctaatacatatttatgtacaagTTTGTCTTTCAATCAAATCCATGCAAGCAGCTTTTGTGTATAAACAAAGTAGCAAACTAAGGTTATTTAAAACTCCAATGTTTTTATGTCAACATAACCATTCAAGATCATTTAAAGagcaattaattttcatatgcaAATGTccaaatgttaataattatatattataatataataatgcaacAACTCTATGAGAGATAAAATGTTGTTATCAACTGCATTTCTAAAGtagaaaattatgaattaaaaatatagaggGTCTATGAGTTGGATAATATCTAACAGAATTGAACAAAGTACCATTTGTATTCATTACCAGtttgaataatattgaattgtaatttatttataataatattagaactttttacctttattatttGTCTTGGTTCGTGATATCTAATATTGATTGAAGCTCCATTTGGTAGCACAACTTTCGTAGGATACATTCTTGTATAAATTTCTCTGTGAATTTTGGTTATACTAGATACATTGCAATTTAATCTTCGTATGCTACACAAATTGAATACAGAAGGACTaaggtataatatattttttaaattcattatgtGTCTATGTTCTATTTTAAAGGAATATATGGATTtaggtttataaattttataattaaaattacaagtcTGAAGCGAAGACAGTAATATCACGTCAAGTTAAATTGTCATTTGTCAATTTTTGACCTGCTTGTGTCATACCAACAcagaattaaaagaaaagaaagccataaaaaaagaaGGGACACTTCTGTAATTGGAAAAGTGTTATGTCTAGATGGCtttcataatatatgaaataaaggtTACATAAATTGCATACATAACTTGGTTTCAAGCTAAGAAGAATTAATGTATAAAGTGCGATCTCTTTCTGAGCCttgtggaattagtcgtgacaTTATCACGTAAGAGACGGGAAAGGGGTCGGGCTCGGGCCCGTGTATGGAACGTTACACGACTGTGTTAACACGCTGGCCCCATCTTATATCTGGGAAATAATGTTAAGAGTAGGTGCCGCTGAGGAAAAAgctaaagcaaaaaaaaatccaaatgtTCGTCTCTCAAATTAAATGacttttttgtcccatttgctTTCGGAACACTTGGCCCTTAGAGTAGTGGAGCCAAAggttcattaaaagtataacacctcgccgtATTATTAGTACAAgaaggctggttcgtttttgacCCAGAGGATAGGTtagcgattcaacggggaaatgctgctagcattcttgccaccattctccgcggtcatgatttatacagtatttttttgaatgcttatttgtatatatttaaggactcaatgttaataattcttatgttattaaatattgtttgcaCCTTTACATGTAACAATATCAGCACTATTTCAAAATAGAGACTTAAGAAACTGTAATTTTTATCCACAAATACTTCTTATTATCTCTACAACCcaaagttattttttagaaaaaagaaTTCTGCATATGTTGAAGTAGTAGTTATTTGAAGtatgtaaaacataattatttatctatggtCTACTACTTGTTATGGTAAACTTTAGtaaattgtttatgttttcattttgtttgGCTTTGCTTGCAATTTTGGTAGGATTGTAGGCGTGGGTACTGGGTGTTTCTGTTTAGTAATTCAGTTTAAGTTATTGTGAATTATATCGTTGTGTGTGTTATAGCATTGCAAAATATGAAAATCGTATATATGTGAAAcagatataagaaaataaaaaaatgggctgCACCCAAAGTGAAATTTCACCTCAAAATGAAACTCCTCGTAAAGGTTGTACCGATATATTATGGGTTGTAATTTACGTTATTTTCTGGATATTGATGGTATGTTATATTCCAATTATTAACTTTCTATTCTCCTCTATATTTCTCgtcataaagaaaatatatcttatgttattaattttttatttcagataattATAGCCTCTATATCATTTGTGTATGGGAATCCACAAAGATTAATAAATGGCTATGATTCATTTGGTAATACTTGTGGCGTCAAAACTAACAAAAAGCTTATTGATTATCCATTAGCTGGTATTAGTACTGCTGACAAaagatatcttttttttttaaatataaaagatatccGTAAATCTCTCAAGATATGTGTGAAACAATGCCCAAATAGGAAGATGGAATCTTTTAaagatattcaaaatttttacaAGGAGACTGGTTCTAATCTCTGCAGTCATGACATAAACCTTGATAATACAACAAGTGCAAATGAATTGGATAATAGTTTAAAATGGCTGTGCCCTACTTTGCCTGTATACGACTCTTTTCCACTACTTAATAGGTGTTTTCCGAAATCGGCGAAAGATTTAGGAAAAAAGGTATTCGCAGATTTCTATGACTTGCTTAACAGTTGGGATACTATTGAGCAGATGCTATCTGACCTTTATTCCTCTTGGATGGAAATGATCATTTGTGTTATAGTTGCATTTAGTAAgtaatagcctattataatgttgtttgttaataaagtaaatatggtataatatttagttttgttatcattttaatgagtatattttttttagtttgttcGTTAGTAATGGTGTCTATTTTACACTTACTGGCCTCTTTGGTATCATGGATTTTTATGATCATAGTTTCAATTGCTAGTGTTGCTGGTACAGCTCTGTTATGGTATACATATCATGAATTAAGAACAAAACAAAAAGATTTTTCTGATACCACCATGTTTCTAGCTGTGAGTATGATAAATCTacataaatgtgaaatattttttttaagctttaatttcattttgtatatatcttTACTTGTAAATAGCATCATATGgcttattagttattattttaattataaaaattaattttaggaGTCCCTCAAAAATGAAAAGGCCTTCCTGTGGTACGCAATCATAGCTACAATAATAACAGTAAGTATTATCTTTAGTTAAAaacacatacataacattattaaagcttactttaaattaactttgtttatttCAGGTAATACTCTTGCTGTTAGTCTGGGTTATGCGGTCAAGAGTATCGTTTTTGGCGGCATTATTTAAAGAAACAGCTCATTGTCTAGGATCAATTCCCGCATTATTCTTGCAGCCAATTATCACATTTTTCttcctaatattattttttacattttggtCTCTTGTTGTGGTgagatataatatatcataatttgtttgtaataattgcttgtatttaaattatatataatgattgtGGTTTCAGGTTAGCTTAGCAACAGCTAATTATCCCGGAATAAATAATTTCCCTATAAATGGTACACTGTCAACAGCAAATGTACAAAA harbors:
- the LOC124530213 gene encoding choline transporter-like 1 isoform X3, coding for MGCTQSEISPQNETPRKGCTDILWVVIYVIFWILMIIIASISFVYGNPQRLINGYDSFGNTCGVKTNKKLIDYPLAGISTADKRYLFFLNIKDIRKSLKICVKQCPNRKMESFKDIQNFYKETGSNLCSHDINLDNTTSANELDNSLKWLCPTLPVYDSFPLLNRCFPKSAKDLGKKVFADFYDLLNSWDTIEQMLSDLYSSWMEMIICVIVAFICSLVMVSILHLLASLVSWIFMIIVSIASVAGTALLWYTYHELRTKQKDFSDTTMFLAESLKNEKAFLWYAIIATIITVILLLLVWVMRSRVSFLAALFKETAHCLGSIPALFLQPIITFFFLILFFTFWSLVVVSLATANYPGINNFPINGTLSTANVQNAAVQTQNMNKSANWKNDIQFDPMWVKSMWWMCLICLVWGSEFILGCQQMTIAGAVSHWYFRGPNAHPSPVLYSIGKLLKYHLGSVAKGSFLITLFKVPRLILTFLHAKLSARAEKGSDCAKCGLKCCICCFYCLEKFIRYLNHNAYTIITIERCNFCKAAAKAFSTIVNNALQVATINSVGDFILFLGKCIVTAVTGIIGLLLLKRNTDLHFYAVPTLVICIYSFFIAHCILSLYEMVVDCLFLCVCEDRNMNSADGRWKNSRLAELGTVRDRAETQDLQEKY
- the LOC124530213 gene encoding choline transporter-like 1 isoform X1, translated to MGCTQSEISPQNETPRKGCTDILWVVIYVIFWILMIIIASISFVYGNPQRLINGYDSFGNTCGVKTNKKLIDYPLAGISTADKRYLFFLNIKDIRKSLKICVKQCPNRKMESFKDIQNFYKETGSNLCSHDINLDNTTSANELDNSLKWLCPTLPVYDSFPLLNRCFPKSAKDLGKKVFADFYDLLNSWDTIEQMLSDLYSSWMEMIICVIVAFICSLVMVSILHLLASLVSWIFMIIVSIASVAGTALLWYTYHELRTKQKDFSDTTMFLAESLKNEKAFLWYAIIATIITVILLLLVWVMRSRVSFLAALFKETAHCLGSIPALFLQPIITFFFLILFFTFWSLVVVSLATANYPGINNFPINGTLSTANVQNAAVQTQNMNKSANWKSYILDDIQFDPMWVKSMWWMCLICLVWGSEFILGCQQMTIAGAVSHWYFRGPNAHPSPVLYSIGKLLKYHLGSVAKGSFLITLFKVPRLILTFLHAKLSARAEKGSDCAKCGLKCCICCFYCLEKFIRYLNHNAYTIITIERCNFCKAAAKAFSTIVNNALQVATINSVGDFILFLGKCIVTAVTGIIGLLLLKRNTDLHFYAVPTLVICIYSFFIAHCILSLYEMVVDCLFLCVCEDRNMNSADGRWKNSRLAELGTVRDRAETQDLQEKY
- the LOC124530213 gene encoding choline transporter-like 1 isoform X2, with protein sequence MGCTQSEISPQNETPRKGCTDILWVVIYVIFWILMIIIASISFVYGNPQRLINGYDSFGNTCGVKTNKKLIDYPLAGISTADKRYLFFLNIKDIRKSLKICVKQCPNRKMESFKDIQNFYKETGSNLCSHDINLDNTTSANELDNSLKWLCPTLPVYDSFPLLNRCFPKSAKDLGKKVFADFYDLLNSWDTIEQMLSDLYSSWMEMIICVIVAFICSLVMVSILHLLASLVSWIFMIIVSIASVAGTALLWYTYHELRTKQKDFSDTTMFLAESLKNEKAFLWYAIIATIITVILLLLVWVMRSRVSFLAALFKETAHCLGSIPALFLQPIITFFFLILFFTFWSLVVVSLATANYPGINNFPINGTLSTANVQNAAVQTQNMNKSANWKSYILDDIQFDPMWVKSMWWMCLICLVWGSEFILGCQQMTIAGAVSHWYFRGPNAHPSPVLYSIGKLLKYHLGSVAKGSFLITLFKVPRLILTFLHAKLSARAEKGSDCAKCGLKCCICCFYCLEKFIRYLNHNAYTIITIERCNFCKAAAKAFSTIVNNALQVATINSVGDFILFLGKCIVTAVTGIIGLLLLKRNTDLHFYAVPTLVICIYSFFIAHCILSLYEMVVDCLFLCVCEDRNMNSADGRWKNSRLAELGTVRDRAETQDLQEK
- the LOC124530215 gene encoding 39S ribosomal protein L55, mitochondrial, translating into MNLKNILYLSPSVFNLCSIRRLNCNVSSITKIHREIYTRMYPTKVVLPNGASINIRYHEPRQIIKLPLDLSTLPEEERKARLEKRKPRRKVKITDSVEDNFNAKKYLKYMKK